Proteins from one Mucilaginibacter jinjuensis genomic window:
- a CDS encoding TolC family protein codes for MQKLKNLTFLLPALTLFSTLTAKAQTDTLRLNFQDAEKQFLQNNLSLVAQKYNVESTKALIDQAKLWDNPTLSTDQNIWDGASRKFFDHSNGYGQVFVQLSQVFTTAGKRGKQIQVAKDNAQIQEAAFNDLMRNLRYNLQLDFGQVATLVQQGQVYQKEITAAGNLVDATQKTFDAGNTSMKDLIRLKALLFGLQNDMVENSRQINELQTELKTLLHVKETSFVLPIIDDKPVQDVNLDAVALIEQAKTNRPDYLSNQYQLNSSTHNLALQKAMAAPDITIGGSYDKNSSYAPNYYGLQIGLPLPVFNRNQGNIKSAKYDVMSQQATLQDNEVRLRNDVVQAINQYKLNQQLFTTQQTQFNEQYDKLFNAMSTSLKQRQIGLVEFIDFFDSYKDTKLKILQQQYNLQKSIADLNFAVGVTVIKP; via the coding sequence ATGCAAAAACTAAAGAATCTAACTTTTTTATTACCCGCTCTTACACTTTTTTCTACCTTAACCGCTAAAGCACAGACAGATACACTTAGGCTTAACTTTCAGGATGCTGAAAAGCAATTTCTGCAGAACAACTTAAGTTTGGTTGCGCAAAAGTATAATGTAGAATCAACTAAAGCACTTATCGATCAGGCTAAACTTTGGGACAACCCCACCCTCAGTACCGATCAAAACATCTGGGACGGTGCAAGCCGAAAATTCTTCGACCACTCAAACGGTTACGGACAGGTGTTTGTACAATTAAGCCAGGTATTTACTACCGCCGGCAAACGTGGCAAACAAATACAGGTTGCTAAAGATAATGCACAAATTCAGGAAGCTGCTTTTAATGATCTGATGCGTAACCTGCGCTACAATTTGCAACTCGATTTTGGTCAGGTTGCTACTTTGGTTCAGCAAGGCCAGGTTTATCAGAAAGAAATTACAGCTGCAGGTAACCTTGTTGATGCAACGCAAAAAACTTTCGATGCAGGCAACACTTCTATGAAAGACCTAATCCGTTTAAAAGCCTTATTATTTGGCTTACAAAACGATATGGTTGAGAACAGCCGCCAGATCAATGAACTGCAAACAGAACTTAAAACCCTGTTGCACGTAAAAGAAACCAGCTTTGTTTTGCCAATTATCGACGACAAACCTGTACAGGATGTAAATCTTGACGCAGTTGCCTTAATTGAACAGGCCAAAACTAACCGCCCCGATTATTTATCGAACCAATATCAGTTAAACTCATCTACGCATAACCTGGCTTTACAAAAAGCAATGGCTGCACCAGATATTACTATCGGTGGTTCGTACGATAAAAATAGCAGTTACGCTCCTAACTACTACGGTTTACAAATCGGCCTTCCCCTACCCGTGTTTAACCGCAACCAGGGCAATATTAAATCGGCCAAGTACGATGTAATGAGCCAGCAGGCTACTTTGCAGGATAATGAGGTGCGTTTACGTAATGATGTAGTACAAGCTATTAATCAGTATAAACTGAACCAGCAATTGTTTACTACACAGCAAACGCAGTTTAATGAGCAGTACGACAAGTTGTTTAATGCCATGTCGACCAGCTTAAAGCAGCGCCAGATTGGTTTAGTGGAGTTTATAGACTTTTTTGATAGCTATAAAGACACCAAACTTAAGATTTTGCAGCAGCAATATAACCTGCAGAAATCTATCGCCGACCTCAACTTTGCCGTTGGCGTTACCGTAATTAAGCCATAA
- a CDS encoding efflux RND transporter periplasmic adaptor subunit, translating into MMKTKALVTGFAALTLLAACKHKTEETVENKQVCVSDSMAKLITIDTAKTTTMKDELNLSGEVSFDDNNVVKVFPFSSGQVLEVKVSLGDRVTKGQTLAVIRSADVAGNYTDLTSTNADLAIAKRQLSQAEYLYKNGISSERDYTEAQENYNKAVAASSKIKQQLAINGGGNTSATGTLVVKAPQSGFIVEKNITQGSFIRQDNAGSMFTISNMQDVWIWANVFESDISKVKQGYTAKVTTLAYPGKVFTGKVNEISSVLDPDNKVMKIKIVLPNTEMLLKPEMFTSVTISNSENQQAVSIPAKAVVFDNSKYFVVVYNSKCDLKVREVSVIKSVDDVSYISSGLKPGDLVVSKNQLMLYDALTAE; encoded by the coding sequence ATGATGAAGACAAAAGCGTTAGTAACCGGTTTTGCCGCTTTAACGTTGCTTGCTGCGTGTAAGCATAAAACAGAAGAAACTGTTGAAAATAAACAGGTATGTGTAAGCGATTCAATGGCCAAGCTAATTACCATTGATACTGCTAAAACAACCACCATGAAAGATGAACTGAACCTATCGGGCGAGGTTTCTTTTGATGATAATAATGTAGTTAAAGTGTTCCCGTTCTCGAGCGGGCAGGTTTTAGAAGTTAAAGTATCCTTGGGCGACAGGGTAACCAAAGGCCAAACCCTGGCTGTTATCCGCAGTGCCGATGTTGCAGGTAATTATACCGATTTAACATCAACCAATGCAGACCTGGCAATTGCTAAACGCCAGCTTTCACAGGCAGAATATTTATACAAAAACGGTATCTCGAGCGAACGTGATTATACCGAAGCTCAGGAAAACTATAATAAAGCCGTAGCTGCCAGCAGCAAAATAAAACAACAATTGGCTATCAATGGCGGTGGTAACACCAGTGCAACGGGTACTTTAGTTGTTAAGGCGCCACAAAGCGGTTTTATTGTTGAGAAGAACATTACACAAGGAAGCTTCATTCGCCAGGATAACGCGGGGAGCATGTTCACTATCTCTAATATGCAGGATGTTTGGATCTGGGCTAACGTGTTCGAGTCTGACATCAGTAAGGTTAAACAAGGTTATACTGCTAAAGTAACTACCCTGGCTTACCCTGGTAAAGTATTTACAGGCAAGGTAAATGAGATTAGCTCGGTGCTTGATCCTGATAACAAGGTAATGAAAATTAAAATTGTATTGCCTAACACAGAGATGCTTTTAAAGCCTGAAATGTTTACCAGCGTAACCATCAGCAACAGCGAAAACCAGCAGGCTGTATCAATCCCTGCTAAGGCTGTAGTTTTTGATAACAGCAAATATTTTGTAGTGGTTTACAACAGCAAATGCGATTTAAAGGTGCGCGAAGTAAGCGTTATAAAAAGCGTTGATGATGTTTCATATATCAGCTCTGGCTTAAAACCCGGCGACCTGGTTGTATCAAAAAATCAGCTGATGTTATATGATGCATTAACTGCTGAATAA
- a CDS encoding efflux RND transporter permease subunit produces the protein MNKFIKGIIQFSLKNRYFVFFMTAVLAGLGVWSYSNTPIETFPDVTNTQIIIIAQWPGRSAEEVEKMITIPMETVLNSVQSKSNLRTTSSFGLSYIRIIFDDGVDDAFARQQVLSRLSNADLPDGVKPEVEPPYGPTGEIYRYTLKSRTKSLHELTAIQDWVLDRQFKAIPGVADVNSFGGEEKTYEVSVNPSLLRKYELTSLDVFNAINRSNINVGGDVIEKNDQAYVVRGIGLINNTDEISNIIIKNVNNVPILAKDVAEIKESGLPRLGQVGRDKQNDAIEGIVVMRKGENPAEVLERVRDKVKDLNENVLPKDVKIDTFYDRTNLMDFCTETVIHNLCEGIILVTVIVFLFMADWRTTLTVTLVIPLALLFAFICLRLKGMSANLLSMGAVDFGIIVDGAVVMVEGIFVALDHKAHQVGMEKFNKLAKLSLFKNVGTEMGKSIFFSKVIILTCLVPIFAFQKVEGKMFSPLAYTLGFALIGALIFTLTLVPALSSILLNKNVKEKHNPVVLFFENGIRRMFTFTYKNQKLSLIVSLVIMVLTFASAKFLGTEFLPQLNEGALWVTAQLPMSTSLESSVNVTNKMREILSTYPEVKQTLSQVGRTNDGTDPKGFFNVQIQVDLLPHKEWKRNITEDELIADMYKKLSKYPGIIYNFSQPISDNVAEAVAGVPASMAVKIFGQDFDVLDHKADQVMAVLKNIQGVEDLGVLRNLGQPEFRIELDQRKMALYGVSTADANAVIEMAIGGKAATQLYEGERKFDIRVRYQKDFRDTQEKIENLMVPTLNGAKISIKEISAIKTLTGPAFIYRDNNQRYIAVKFSVRGRDLGSTIAEAQQKVGAAVKLDHGYSFTWNGEFENQIRASKTLSHVVPICLLVIFLILFMTFGNAKDATLVILNVPFALIGGILALHITGINFSISAGIGFIALFGVCIQNGVILISVFRKNLDARMPLDTAILEGVISRVRPVVMTALMAAIGLMPAAVSTGIGSETQKPLAIVVIGGLVTSTILTLLILPIIYAIVHRLIHRRENRKLLAKIGAIKKS, from the coding sequence ATGAATAAATTCATTAAAGGCATCATACAATTTTCCCTGAAAAACCGGTACTTCGTTTTCTTTATGACGGCGGTACTGGCTGGTTTAGGGGTATGGAGCTATAGCAATACACCTATTGAAACGTTTCCCGACGTTACCAATACCCAGATCATCATCATAGCCCAATGGCCGGGACGTAGTGCCGAGGAGGTTGAAAAGATGATTACCATCCCGATGGAGACTGTGTTGAACTCGGTTCAGAGCAAATCTAACCTGCGTACCACCTCTTCATTCGGTTTATCTTATATCCGTATTATTTTTGATGACGGTGTTGATGATGCCTTTGCGCGCCAGCAGGTATTAAGCCGTTTAAGCAATGCTGATCTTCCGGACGGTGTTAAGCCGGAGGTTGAGCCACCTTATGGCCCAACCGGCGAAATCTATCGTTATACTTTAAAAAGCCGCACCAAATCACTGCACGAGCTTACTGCTATTCAGGATTGGGTGTTAGACCGTCAGTTTAAAGCTATCCCCGGCGTAGCCGATGTGAACAGCTTTGGTGGTGAAGAAAAAACCTACGAAGTAAGTGTTAACCCTTCCCTGCTGCGTAAATATGAGCTGACCTCGCTTGACGTTTTCAATGCCATTAACCGCAGTAACATTAACGTGGGTGGAGATGTAATTGAGAAAAACGACCAGGCGTATGTAGTTAGGGGTATCGGTTTAATTAATAATACCGATGAGATCTCGAACATCATTATCAAGAACGTAAACAACGTACCGATTTTAGCCAAAGACGTTGCCGAAATAAAAGAAAGCGGTTTACCACGCTTAGGCCAGGTTGGCCGCGATAAGCAAAACGATGCCATTGAAGGTATTGTGGTAATGCGTAAAGGTGAAAACCCTGCCGAGGTATTGGAACGCGTTCGTGACAAGGTAAAAGACCTGAACGAAAACGTTTTGCCGAAGGATGTGAAGATCGATACGTTTTACGATCGTACCAATTTGATGGACTTTTGTACTGAAACGGTTATCCATAACCTTTGCGAAGGTATTATCCTGGTAACTGTTATCGTATTCCTGTTCATGGCCGACTGGCGTACCACTTTAACCGTAACACTGGTTATTCCGTTAGCGTTGTTATTTGCCTTTATCTGTTTGCGATTAAAAGGCATGAGCGCCAACTTGTTATCAATGGGTGCTGTCGATTTTGGTATCATCGTCGACGGGGCCGTGGTAATGGTTGAGGGAATCTTCGTAGCGCTGGATCATAAGGCGCACCAGGTTGGTATGGAGAAATTTAACAAGCTGGCTAAACTAAGCTTGTTTAAAAACGTGGGTACAGAGATGGGTAAATCCATCTTCTTCTCTAAGGTTATCATTCTTACCTGCTTGGTTCCCATCTTCGCTTTCCAAAAGGTAGAAGGTAAAATGTTCTCACCATTGGCTTACACTTTAGGTTTTGCCTTAATTGGAGCGTTAATATTTACTTTAACACTGGTACCTGCCCTATCGAGTATTTTACTGAACAAAAACGTAAAAGAGAAACATAACCCGGTTGTACTGTTCTTCGAAAACGGTATCCGCCGCATGTTTACCTTCACTTATAAAAATCAGAAGTTAAGCTTAATCGTGTCATTAGTGATCATGGTTTTAACTTTTGCTTCTGCCAAATTTTTGGGTACAGAGTTCTTACCACAATTGAACGAAGGTGCATTATGGGTAACTGCACAGTTGCCAATGAGTACATCGCTCGAAAGTTCGGTGAACGTGACCAACAAAATGCGCGAGATCTTATCAACCTATCCGGAAGTTAAACAAACCCTGTCGCAAGTTGGCCGTACCAATGACGGTACCGACCCTAAAGGTTTCTTTAACGTACAGATCCAGGTGGATTTACTGCCGCACAAAGAGTGGAAACGCAATATTACCGAAGATGAGCTTATTGCCGATATGTATAAGAAGCTGAGCAAATACCCGGGCATTATCTACAACTTCTCGCAACCGATCAGCGATAACGTGGCTGAGGCTGTTGCCGGTGTACCAGCATCAATGGCGGTTAAAATATTCGGACAAGATTTTGACGTGCTGGATCATAAAGCCGACCAGGTTATGGCCGTGTTGAAAAATATCCAGGGTGTTGAAGATTTAGGTGTGCTGCGCAACTTAGGTCAGCCCGAATTCAGGATAGAATTGGATCAGCGCAAGATGGCCTTATATGGCGTTTCTACTGCCGATGCCAATGCTGTTATCGAGATGGCTATCGGTGGTAAAGCCGCAACCCAGCTTTATGAAGGCGAGCGCAAGTTTGATATCCGCGTTCGTTATCAAAAAGATTTCCGCGATACACAGGAAAAGATCGAGAACCTGATGGTGCCGACGTTGAATGGTGCTAAGATTTCGATTAAAGAAATCTCGGCCATTAAAACCCTAACTGGTCCAGCATTTATTTATCGTGATAATAACCAGCGTTACATCGCTGTTAAATTCTCGGTGCGTGGCCGCGACTTAGGTAGTACCATTGCCGAAGCCCAGCAAAAAGTTGGTGCAGCAGTAAAATTAGATCATGGCTACAGCTTTACCTGGAATGGTGAGTTTGAGAACCAGATCCGTGCATCAAAAACATTATCGCATGTGGTGCCGATCTGTTTACTGGTGATCTTCCTGATCTTGTTCATGACATTCGGTAACGCCAAAGATGCCACACTGGTAATCCTTAACGTACCGTTCGCTTTAATTGGTGGTATCTTAGCCCTGCATATTACAGGTATCAACTTCAGTATCTCTGCAGGTATTGGTTTCATCGCCTTGTTCGGGGTTTGTATCCAGAACGGTGTGATCCTGATCTCGGTATTCCGCAAAAATCTGGATGCCAGGATGCCGCTGGATACTGCAATTTTGGAAGGTGTTATCTCCCGTGTTCGTCCGGTAGTAATGACTGCCCTGATGGCCGCAATTGGTTTAATGCCGGCTGCGGTATCAACCGGTATCGGTTCAGAAACACAGAAACCTTTGGCCATTGTGGTTATCGGTGGTTTGGTAACCTCAACTATATTGACCTTACTGATTCTTCCTATTATTTACGCCATTGTGCATCGATTGATCCACAGGCGCGAAAACAGGAAACTGTTAGCCAAAATAGGCGCTATCAAAAAATCATAA
- a CDS encoding GH92 family glycosyl hydrolase, with amino-acid sequence MHLRKTNICKPFLTLLALLYITTASAQKKKDYTPLVDPFIGTGGHGHTYPGAVVPFGMVQLSPDTRLEGWDGCSGYHYTDTVVYGFSHTHLSGTGIADYCDVLFMPTTGDPKLLNTDYRSVFKKKNEIATPGYYKTHLEKYNIDAELTATTRVGVHRYTFLNSGDANIIIDLKHRDEVLDSWIEVVNDHEIRGFRRSKSWAKDQSVYFYAKFSKPLKTYGIALNDVVQHGKEKLQGKNIKMYITFDDPKEVIAKVGISSVSADGALKNLNAEVPDFDFKRVQKEAKTTWINALAKIEIEGGAPNMQSQQQQQNATYNPYGANKVSSKKGNEKPIDYVKQKQTIFYTALYHTMLAPNVYSDVDGQYRGMDQQVHKADGFTYYTVFSLWDTFRAEHPLFALIDRKRTLDFVKSFLTMYDQGGVLPVWPLASNETFCMTGNHSIPVIVDAYAKGIRDFDAEKAFTDMKATVNRDQFGLDSYRKNGAVLIDDIHESVSRTLEYAYDDWCIAQMAKMLNHDADYHEYIKRAQYWKNLNNTENGFMQGRTNGGWFTPFKATDVNDNYTEGNAWQYSFLVAQDVEGLMNRIGGKEAFEAKLDELFTTTEPLTGRKQDDISGLIGQYAHGNEPSHHMAYLFNFTENPNKTRLYLNKIMNTLYSAKPDGLAGNEDCGQMSAWYVMSSLGLYNIAPGQNQFQVGLPQFDKAVINLENGKKFTILNANASVGRGNIYLQGMNLAKHAYNKLYITNDDIINGGEFEVFMGRLPNQLFVNDLEKPTSKITDDLIISNPYFSTSAKTFSQPFSMEIKCAEKDTKIYYTLDGSTPTAASTIYSKPFSISATTTVKAIAIKDGKSSFVDAGTFTRESK; translated from the coding sequence ATGCATCTTAGAAAAACAAACATCTGCAAGCCCTTTTTAACGCTGCTTGCCCTGCTTTATATTACCACAGCATCAGCTCAAAAGAAAAAGGATTACACACCTTTGGTTGATCCCTTTATTGGCACAGGCGGCCATGGGCACACCTACCCCGGTGCTGTTGTGCCATTTGGAATGGTGCAGCTAAGTCCCGATACAAGGCTCGAAGGCTGGGATGGTTGCTCAGGCTATCATTATACCGATACGGTGGTTTATGGCTTCTCACACACCCATCTAAGCGGTACCGGCATTGCAGATTATTGCGATGTATTGTTTATGCCCACCACCGGCGATCCCAAATTGCTGAATACTGATTATCGCTCTGTATTTAAAAAGAAGAACGAGATAGCAACCCCTGGTTATTATAAAACGCATTTAGAGAAATATAACATCGACGCAGAGCTTACAGCTACAACACGTGTGGGTGTTCATCGGTATACCTTCTTAAATTCTGGCGATGCCAATATCATCATAGATCTGAAACACCGGGATGAGGTTCTGGATTCATGGATTGAGGTGGTGAACGATCATGAGATCCGTGGGTTTCGGCGGTCTAAATCATGGGCTAAAGATCAATCGGTTTATTTTTACGCTAAGTTTTCTAAACCGTTGAAAACTTATGGTATAGCCTTAAATGATGTTGTACAACACGGAAAAGAAAAATTACAGGGCAAAAATATAAAGATGTACATCACATTTGATGACCCTAAAGAGGTTATCGCCAAAGTAGGGATCTCATCGGTAAGTGCAGATGGTGCATTAAAAAACCTGAATGCCGAAGTTCCCGACTTCGATTTTAAGCGTGTACAAAAAGAAGCCAAAACCACCTGGATAAATGCCTTAGCTAAGATTGAGATTGAAGGCGGTGCGCCTAATATGCAATCGCAGCAACAACAGCAAAATGCTACTTATAACCCTTATGGGGCGAATAAAGTATCCTCTAAAAAAGGTAATGAAAAACCCATTGACTACGTTAAACAAAAGCAAACTATATTTTATACCGCTTTATATCATACCATGCTAGCCCCAAATGTTTACAGCGATGTAGACGGCCAATACCGTGGCATGGACCAACAGGTGCATAAGGCAGATGGCTTTACTTATTATACGGTTTTCTCGTTGTGGGATACCTTCAGGGCAGAACACCCATTGTTTGCACTGATTGACCGTAAACGCACCCTCGACTTTGTAAAAAGCTTTTTAACGATGTATGATCAGGGTGGAGTGTTGCCTGTATGGCCACTGGCATCGAACGAAACCTTTTGCATGACTGGTAATCACTCTATCCCGGTTATTGTTGATGCTTATGCTAAAGGTATCAGGGATTTTGATGCCGAAAAAGCTTTTACAGATATGAAGGCTACTGTAAATCGCGACCAGTTTGGTCTCGATTCATACCGAAAAAATGGCGCAGTACTTATTGATGACATACACGAATCCGTTTCAAGAACTTTAGAGTACGCTTATGATGATTGGTGCATTGCCCAAATGGCCAAAATGCTGAATCATGATGCCGATTACCATGAGTATATTAAACGTGCTCAGTACTGGAAAAACTTAAATAATACCGAAAATGGTTTTATGCAAGGCCGTACCAATGGTGGCTGGTTTACACCATTTAAAGCTACCGATGTAAATGATAATTATACCGAAGGTAATGCCTGGCAATACTCTTTCCTGGTGGCACAGGATGTGGAGGGGCTTATGAACCGTATTGGCGGTAAAGAAGCTTTTGAAGCCAAACTGGATGAATTGTTTACTACAACCGAGCCACTCACAGGCCGTAAGCAGGATGATATAAGTGGATTAATCGGCCAATATGCGCATGGTAACGAACCAAGCCACCACATGGCTTATTTGTTTAATTTTACAGAAAACCCCAATAAGACACGGCTTTATCTTAATAAGATCATGAATACGCTTTACAGCGCCAAGCCAGATGGATTGGCCGGCAATGAAGATTGCGGACAAATGTCGGCCTGGTATGTGATGAGCTCATTGGGCTTATATAATATTGCTCCGGGGCAAAATCAATTTCAGGTTGGTTTGCCGCAGTTTGATAAGGCGGTGATTAATCTTGAGAATGGTAAGAAGTTTACCATCCTTAATGCAAATGCAAGTGTTGGTCGAGGTAATATCTATTTACAGGGTATGAACCTGGCTAAACATGCCTACAATAAACTATATATCACCAATGATGACATTATCAATGGCGGCGAATTTGAAGTGTTTATGGGGCGTTTGCCTAATCAGCTGTTTGTAAATGACCTGGAAAAACCTACTTCTAAAATAACAGATGATTTGATTATCTCTAATCCATATTTCAGTACTTCAGCTAAAACATTCAGCCAACCTTTTAGTATGGAAATTAAATGCGCGGAGAAGGACACTAAGATCTACTATACATTAGATGGCAGTACTCCTACAGCAGCATCGACAATTTATAGCAAACCATTTTCAATTTCAGCAACAACAACCGTTAAAGCAATTGCTATTAAGGATGGTAAAAGCAGTTTTGTTGATGCAGGTACTTTTACCAGGGAGTCGAAATAA
- a CDS encoding polyphosphate kinase 2 family protein, protein MDNIVQEFKITGEKKVSLNDYDTAYTSSYKKDDAEEVLTNLIKETAELQTKLYADNSYSLLIIFQAMDAAGKDGAIAHTMSGLNPQGCQVYSFKQPSAEELDHDFLWRHYIALPERGRIGIHNRSHYENVLITKVHPEFIIGERIPGINKVEDITDDFWKDRYKSIKEFEKHLTRNGTKIIKFFLHLSKDEQKDRFLKRLDTPAKNWKFSAADIEERKYWKDYMKAYEDAINITSTDDAPWYIIPADKKWFTRIAISSIILDTMKKMNLKDPVISAEEKAKFDGIRKMLEEEK, encoded by the coding sequence ATGGATAATATAGTTCAGGAATTTAAAATAACAGGCGAAAAAAAGGTTTCTTTAAATGACTACGACACCGCTTACACAAGTTCGTACAAAAAGGATGATGCCGAAGAGGTTCTAACTAATTTGATTAAGGAAACTGCCGAACTGCAAACTAAACTCTACGCAGATAATAGCTACTCGCTCCTTATCATTTTTCAGGCGATGGATGCGGCTGGTAAGGATGGGGCAATTGCTCATACCATGTCGGGCTTAAATCCGCAGGGCTGCCAGGTTTACAGCTTTAAACAACCAAGCGCCGAAGAACTGGATCACGACTTTTTATGGCGACACTATATTGCCCTGCCCGAGCGCGGCCGCATTGGTATCCATAACCGTTCGCATTACGAAAACGTGCTCATCACTAAAGTGCACCCTGAATTTATAATAGGAGAGCGGATACCGGGTATAAATAAGGTTGAGGACATTACCGACGACTTTTGGAAAGACCGCTATAAAAGCATCAAAGAATTTGAAAAACACTTAACCCGCAACGGCACCAAGATCATCAAATTCTTTCTCCACTTATCAAAAGACGAACAGAAAGACCGTTTTCTCAAACGTTTGGATACACCTGCCAAAAACTGGAAATTCTCTGCCGCAGATATCGAGGAGCGCAAATATTGGAAAGATTATATGAAGGCTTATGAAGATGCCATCAACATCACATCAACCGATGATGCGCCATGGTACATTATCCCGGCTGATAAAAAGTGGTTTACAAGGATTGCTATTTCGAGTATAATCCTCGATACGATGAAAAAAATGAATTTGAAAGACCCGGTGATTTCGGCGGAAGAAAAAGCCAAATTTGATGGAATCAGGAAGATGTTGGAGGAAGAGAAATAG